A region of the Mus musculus strain C57BL/6J chromosome X, GRCm38.p6 C57BL/6J genome:
ggcagtctctagatggtccatcctttcgtctcagtgtcaaactttgtctctgtaactccttccatgggtgttttgttcccaattctaagaaggggcaaagtgtccacactttggtcttcattcttcttgagtttcatgtgttttgcaaattgtatcttgtcactgataagtagatgttagcccagaaacttagaatacccaaggtacaagcaTTTCTTGAataaagggagagggaaggatacAAATGAGATTGTCAAGGTTACTAGGAAATCTTAGATATTTTCATATGATATTAATGTGTTTATGCATTACTGCATAagaaacaatgaatattttaagtaTAGTACTTATGTAAAATTTGCACAATAGATGATTTAGATATTCcctggaaaacaaatttaaagGGAAATATATGGGGATGGTAGAATAACCATGAAATCATTGTACTAAGAAATTATGACAGTTGATTTGGGAAATGGtcaaatatatgtaaaatttgtGAAAGTCCAAGGACTTTTGACTGTGTCAAAAGAATGACACAGTGCCCATGTAAAGAGAGTGGAAGTGAAAGAAAGAGGAGTCACATTGACTTTATAGTTTCTAGTTTGCATAACTGAGCAGATGATGAAAAGAGATAACTCTATGAAAAGGATGGGCCAAGTCCAATTTTATTCATTAAAGCTTATATGAGACACTCGTGAAATTCAATATATAGTCAAAATTGTGAACTAGAATAAGAGAGTGTGTTTACAGACACTGTAAAAGTGAGCATCACAGCAACAATATTTGGAAGCTTTAGCATAAATTTGATAACCTATGAAAAGATGTACAATAAAAAGAGGAACAATATAGAATCCAGAGAGCAACAATGTATATTGAACAAATGTAAGAAAAGTAGTTCATGTTAAAATAAACAGGTTATATTTGGAGGCATACATATTAACTATATAAGTTTGATGTAAAAATATGTGATAATTAGAAAGTGAAgagtagtgagtttcaggaaaggGATTGTGATAATAACAAATACAGTTCAGTGGTCCAGTAGTAAAAGGGTTGATAATACCCCTTGAAACTTACAGCTGGGCAGCAGTGTGTAAATGTAGCAAGATCAACTAGGTTAGACTAATGGATAAAGTATCTAGAACATTAAATATTGAGTAGAAACTCAGGGAGATATTAAGGCATGAATAAAGAATGAAACAATATTGGGATTTctaagttttatattttaatcttaGTTTAAAAAAGAGTTAAAGGTTTTAGAAAATTGTGTaaattgtaaatatataatatttattaattaaagatttaatatttttagatttatttattttatacatgagtacattgttgccatcttcagacacaaaagagggcatcagatcccattatacatGTTAATGAGGTTCCACGTGGtttctgaaaattgaactcaggaactctctgaaagagcagccagtgctcttaaatgttgagccatttctccagccccaatagaAGATTTCTTATGGGTATTATTAACTTATAAAATGGataaatacaatataaatatatattatatttatcctgcatttattcattcatatagCCATTGTAACATGTTCTGTATTGGTTAATACATtaatattaaaatcaaaataaatatattgaaatagTTAAGTGGATTAATATAACCCATTGTTTTTGCCATAGTAAAGAGCAAATTTAAGATCACAATAGGGAACATGACTATTCCTTTATTTTGTGTCAGCTAAAACATATCTAATGAAGGAGAATGTAACATTTCTAGCTCATTATCAGTTGAGAAAGGACAGAATAAGAAGTAGTTTAGGAAATTACTCTTTGGAAAACAATACACTGGCACTAAAACAATGGTCATCAAAATAGGTGGCTTTAAGGCAATAGTGTATTTGTAATTATGAGTAATATTTACTACATACACAAGATTAATTCTTCAAGTAGAATATCATAATCGAGTTGCTTTAATGTAGTATCATCAAAAGTAGATCATATATCTTGACATATTATTTGACAATCTACATGTGTTGCTAGTCATAATTTCAACAGTTTGCATGGATACTACATACATAATAAGAGATGATAAGTTCTCGCCTTATACTTACCATTTACTATGCCTAGCAACACTCTCTtggtttttattataattaatcaAAATTgatgcaagcagcaaaatgtcatTATTTTGGGAAGAGTAATTTCACTTAGAATGCACAGTATTATTCCTGCTTTCATATACAGAATATGTTTTGTTTCTGATCAGAAGCAGATGATGTTTTCAGCACCCAGAAGGTATTGTAGATCCTGGAAATATCACAAAAGCTGGTACACACATGGTGCCTTCCTGGTATCAGATGTGTATCTAGATTGTGTCTCTAGTAAAGAGCATCCATGGAAATAGTAGGAATATACAAGGCAGGTAGGTGGAGACCAGATGCAAGCTTCTAAAAACATAGTGGCATAAAAACACAAGAGACATTTATCCTATGAATTGAGTAATGTGATTTAACTGGATATGGCAGAACAGTATGACCCACTATAGATATTGCCCATGCATTCACTTGGTAAATAACATAGAAACATCAATTTAGCAACTTTAGATTTGCTTTCTTCCTCAGAATCCTTATGCAAATCTTATTGCTTATTGTTCAAATCCTAAAAAATAATCCcaacttctcaaaaaaaaaaaaaagaaaaagaaaaagaaaaagaaaaagaaaaaaaaaaagaaagaaaaaggacttCCTTAGTTGTTACAGGAAGGTGATATAGAAATGACACCCTTACAATGTTCTATTTTTCTTCATCATTTTACTTCCTTTAAGATCACTGTGGTCTGAGAATATTAAGTGGAAAATTTCAAATGTCAGATTAAGCTTATACTGTGTTCTAAACAATGTGATGAAATTCCACACCATGCCAAAGTATGCACACAGCATATATATTACGTAGTGGTTAATTAGTAGTAGGAGCACTGTTGTCTGATCATAGCCTATGTTTCACAATACTTGTGTTCAAATAACCCTTATTTTAATAAATAGAGTCTATGGTTTAGAAAAATCGAGGGGAAATGGATGTTAATAAGGGAGTAGTAGACTATTTTCATTCTTCCTGGTAGCTCATTtagtcttattttatttcttaatctaTGCTACAGAAAAGCTAATTTGGAAGAATTGGATATTTGGAACCTTGGATTATTGTGCAGTGAGAGACACAAATAGTGCCATTTTGATATTTTCTGTAGTTACAGAAGTAGAAATTAAGGAATGGAAAATGAACCCTAGGATATTATGCAGTATGGGAGAAACTTGAATATGTTCAAATAATATTGAGAAAGATGGCAGTAGAAGAAAATAGATGAAAAATGTCAGTTGTGCTAGAATGTATGGTTGAGCTCAAGAAATGGGAGAATCTGGTATTCAAATAACATGTGAAGGAATTACTATTACATTTGAAAAcagaaggttcttttttttttgagtgactGACATGGGAACTATAAAAGAGTTAACCAGTGTCTCTGTCCTCTTACTCAAAAAtggaaccccccccaaaaaaaatcccaaaacaaaaatcaaaacctttTCCTGGCCCCTCATAGTCTCCTAAAGGActcaaaaaatttttattttagcatttaaaaatacATGCTTAAATAAGTATACAGGTCAGTTTGTGATGAAGCTGATCAAGATACATAAGTGGGCAATATAACTGACCACCTGAAGTTTCTATACTTCATTCTGCTTACAGAATATTTATTAAGCTTGTTTAATAGGTGCTTTCTCATTTGACGGTTTGAAAGTCCTTTATTGTAAAGATAATCCTGTCTGATGACAAACAGCAGCCATGATGATCACTTTGGACCTTTAAACGGGCTATATTCTATTTACTCTTGAGAAATAGGTTTCCTTCTGTATTTCTAAGgtaatgttttttattatttctgcagTATCTAGTGGCCCCTGAAGCATCAGTAAATCGGGAGACATACTTCCTTTAGAATGCTGTGAACTTTCAGAGGAGATCCCAAAGCTTCTGAAGCACTGAGTTTAGGAGTGACTCTTCTGCTAGGGGATCTTATTAATGGAACATGTGGCTTTACTACCTGCATGACCCTGCTGGCAGAAGTCATCTTGCTACCCATCATGACCCCCCAACCAGGGACGGTTTGGGGCACAGGTGACTTTTGGAAGCCTCACAAAAATTTTGGGAGTCTCAGAAATGCTTGACATCAAATATTCTTCACTTTAGCTGCAAATGTTGCATCACAGAATTTTAGTTTGGATAGCGTTGTTCTGaaatttctttccccttttcacTGGTTGAGAGTAGGCACCTTTGTTGTGGGATCTCCTTACTGACTCAGCCAATGAAATGGCGTTGTTCATTACCACTTCCTTTAAAAGTCGTTAACTTTCATTGGGAGTTTGTAATGTCCTCAAACTGCTCATGTCTCATTCTACATAGGTACAGGTCTGTAACAGTCTGATTTCCACTACAACTCCATTGTGCAACCCATTTTCTAGTCTTTTTGATGCCAGGTTTGCAAGTCCAGGTTTCTGTTTTAGATCTCTGAGAAATCACCCCTGCACCTGTTCTCCTCTCCCAAtttttggggagagagagagagagagagagagagagagagagagagagagagagagagagagagagagagatcgagagagagagatcaaatccAATTTATCTCCATGAATTAGAAGGCATGAAATCCCATTTTCCTTTACCTTGCTATGACTCTAGCCCATTGTCTCTTGCTCCCACCCTTTACCCAGCCTAGAAATTCTACCTTGATTTTCAGCAACAGGTATGTTGTTCAAGACCTCATTCTATGCACTAGCATATGGTCTCCAGAAAGAccttcttctacatacagatccTTTTTCTCTGCTCACTGCAATTCCCAAAATATCTACCTTGCCTGTACTTCTCGTTGGCAGTGTAAGGATAAATATGGCTGTTCCCAGAATTCCTTGCAGCATGAGTCATTTTCCCCCCTTTGTGACGTGTCCTGTGGTGTGTTCATTAACTAAGGTTCAGTTATAGAGTACAGTGGGCTTGGTCAGAAGATCAGCTTGGCTTTTGCCAGAAGGAAGGAGAACAGGAGGAgtagaggaagaaatgaaaaattgaCAAGGGCTGAAGTAGAACTGATTCCGAAGGGAAAGGGGTAACTATTTGGTCACATGTGTGGCAGCTGTATTAGTAACCACAGTGGAGGTTCATGAGAATGTTACATGGCTAAGCTGCAACAACCATGGCAATTGAATTTGGAGACCATAGCAGCGGCTTCCACCATACTGAAGTAATCAGATTCATTAATAATGAAGTCCTTAAGAATGGAGGGAGTTCTGAATTCTATACGACCTTTCGCTCTCGGTCTTGGAATGAAATAGAAGATCAGCTTCGTACCATCCTTGTTGACCCCAAAGTGCCACGCTCCCTCAAGAGGGCTTGTACCTGGAGTGCTTTGGCTTTGAGTGTGAGAGTGGCTGCCAGGCAACGCCAGCAGCAGGCGCGGAGAGTTTGGAGGTTGCAGGACCAGGTGGGAGAGCATGAGTCAGCTTCCTGGACTCTGGTCTCTGAACTACAGAGGTTGCGAGAAGAGAGGGACCAGGCAGCTGCTCAACTTTTGTGTACACAGATTATCCTCCAGGAGGCAATGGATGAGCGGGAAATACTTCGTGGGAGGCTGCTACAAGCAAAGAGATCTGCACTGCCTGTTGTGCCTGAACGTGGAATGGAATATGGTAAAACATCACTGTTGTCGTTTGAGGAAAAGGAGCTGGGAGACCTGGAATTTATAGGGTCCCAGAACATGTCCCATTTGGAGGCCCAGATACCAATCTTGTCCTGCCTGCCTGGACTTTCAAGTCCTTGGGTCCAAGCAATGGATCCCTTTCTTCAAATGACTATGGCACATCCAGTACCACTCAAAGCAAAATTCTCCTTGGAATTCTCATTTTCAACACCTGTACCATGTCCAGCATTAATGGACTCAGAAGCAACAGCAACAGCCATGATCACAGGCTTACCTCAGATAGCTCCTTCAGGAATCCAACCATCTAGCTTGTGTGTTACATTGGAGTCCCAAGAAACAATAGCTTCTGCTTTGGACCAAATCTGCCCTAGGCAGAAGGAATGCTCTGAGATCCTCCAGGATGTAAGTCACCTGGCAGACAGCATAAGCTGCTGTGAAGGAGAAGGTCCAGAGAAACCTcaaggaacatctctccatggggACAGCAGCAACAATAGCCACAAAGATAATCAGGCCATACCCCAGATAATGGCTGCCACTGAGAAGAAAAATCTAATGATGCACCAGGGAACAGCTGCAGTGGAGGTCAACAGTAACCACAGCATAAAGGAAGAACCAGTAATGCCCAAAGGGATATCTTCCCAGGGGAACAAAACCAGCTCCACCAAGAAGAAACGTCCAAAAATTTCCCGGAGGGTGGTTGGCTTGATAGAGAGCATCAGCCACAACACCCAATGTGTTTCTGTAACTCCCCAGGAGACACATACTCAAGTGAACAAAACCACCTCTACCCTGAAAACCTATCCAGGGAATCTCTTGAGGAAGCCTGACCAGGGAAAGATACTTAGCTGTAACCAGAAAGAGGATTCAAAGACACTACAGAGGCTGACTGACCTGGGAGAAGGAACCAGAAATTGCCAGAAAGAAGACACTTTTCAGCAGACGACATGCCTGAATGCTGGTGTGAGTCCTAATGAGAAGAAAATGCCACAAGGGACTGGCAAGAACCAGagccagagacagaaggaagagccaAACAGCTTCCAAGCAAACCACCCGAGAAAATGTAAAAGttatttaatgaataaatacCCTAAAATCCAACTGGCTACAAAGCAAAGGGTCAAGCAACCTGAAGGGATAAAATCTTTAGAATCTAAGCAACCTCAAGAGACAAAATCCTCTGAATCCAAGCAACAAGAAAAACCCCTCTCACACCGTACTTCAGCGAATTGCATCTGTCCATCAAGTAAAACTGTGAATCGCTCATGGTACAAGGGTTGCTATAAATGTGCAAAAACAAGTGCTTAACTTCAAAGAAAAGATGTTGACCCATAACAAACTCATTGATTTCAGGAAGGTAAGTAATGGAAACACTCCAAAGAGAAAACCAGGTTTTTAACAACCAGCCCTTCTAATCCAACTGTAACTTTAAAGCAAAATTAAATGCAAAAAAGTATAGAGAAAAGTGAAAAGTCCATTATACTATTTTCCAATTTAACTACTTTTCCTCATTATGGGaaggcatgcatacatgcaaatatgcccatatttatattcatattttattaacttatttgaaccagtaaaaaatattttagaatgtcACATCAAGTTCTTAAATTGTGAATTTCTAATAATTTGATCACTATTTTGCAGATGGTGGAGTTAGAATGGCTGTTCCTGTTTGTACGACATCTCTAAGAAGCTAATCAGGAATCCTCTAAAAAAATTTCTTCActcttttcttcttaatttccttttcttaaaagGCATACATTTGACCGGTAGCAGCCATATGATTTCACAGCAGCAATATGATTTTACAATAAAATCAATGTGGAATTTGTAACACCACATTTCCTTGAAAATGAAACAATtgctgtgtttttgtttgcttctttttgtattttaagtttAATGGGAAGGTCTTATGTATGTATCTCAGCCCTGCCAAAGGTGTTGCGGAAGAAGTTTCACATATGCCATTAGAATAATCACTAAGAGCTAAAACACAAAATCTTGATTATAATGGAACCTCACCAACATGATTCACATTGACTTGAGACAAGAAGAATTCCTCTTCTGTTAATAGTGGATGGAAAGCAACATCAGGAACATCATAGTGCTGTACATGGATAGTGCTTCCCTAGTCTAGATTaattgaatgaaaaataaaactagtGCATGGAGAaccattctttcttttattatatatattctttatttacatttcaaatgttatcctctttcctagtttcctctccgaaaaccctctattccctccccctccccctgctccccaacccacccactcctgcttcctggcccctgcattcccctatactggggcatagaaccttcaccagaccaagggcctctcctccctttgatgatcgactaggccaacctctgctacatatgcagcttgagccatgagttccaccatgtgttttctttgattgctggtttagtcccagggaactctggggttactggttagttcatattcttgttcctcgtatggggctgcaaatcccttcagctccttgggtacttaggGAGAACCATTCTTACAGGTCCCAATCTGCAGATTCTTAGATCTTACAAGACAGGCTGCAGGACCTCTCTTAAAGCCATGATAAAGTTGAGTGTGTGAGTTTATAGCTTTCTGAGTCTAAACTCATGGTATGCCCTAATTCCCTGAAAGATTTCACAAAGATTACCAAGATctacattttcaattttctttctgatGCTATCTACTAATGAATAGAATGCATAGTATTGCCTAGTTTTGATGTTATTCACATCAGAcagttcctcttcttcctttgtgcTAAGAATCAGAAGGTTTATGCTGTGGTACAAGAGAAAAATTGACAATTATTTTCCTTGATATTTCTCACTGTCCAAGGTCTGGGAACAGTCTGGGATATGCATTGTCATCTTGGGAGGTTCCTTTGAAGCCAGGCCATACATATAGCAAAGTTCACCAAGTTTCTAACTACACCTACTCTCTGCTTTCTGGGCAGAAAGACTTATAAATCCCTTCTATTGAATAAAAAATGAATGTGTATATAACTTTACTGGTTTCTCTAATGCTATCTGTGAGCACAAAGACTTCATGTCCTTCATATGTTATTCCGCATATTGGGCTGttgttcccatttttttttttttttttagtctgtgGCCACAACTTACGAAATGGTACTACCCACATTGGACTGTTCTTACCACTGTAATTAATCTAATCATAACAATCCTATCCACTCATATCCAGAGTCCCAATTCCTACATGATTCTAGGTATTATCATGTTGACTACTAGAGATTAATCACCACAAATCTACCCCCACCTGCCAACTTGAGGAACATACATAATCACCTTTAATACATAACATTATACACTTTGTCTCCAGAGTCTCACTGTCAtattataatacaaaatatattcacCCCAGCATGAAAAGTCCCAATAGTCTTAACAGTTCTAATACTGTTAAAAGTATAGAgcagctcttgctctcttgctttctcttgctcttgctctccttTCCCTGCTCTCCTCCCATTCCCGTCCTGCTCTctctagaataaaaacaaaacaaaacaacaacaacaacaacaacaacaacaacaaacgtaTAAAGCAGCTTCAGTGTCTTGGGCAATCTCCCAACTGTGAACAACCATAACCCCCAAAACAAGATCCAGTATACagttaaacaaataattttaccATTCCAAAGGAAAGGAATAGGGCCAGAACAAGGAAATATTGGACCACATCAAGACCAATTCAAATCATAAAAAACATGAAATTCTGTACTTGCATGTTCAGAGCACCTCAAAGTCATGGTAGAATCATCTGGGTTGCGAAGAACTTCAGTAGCACCACACTGTAGCTCATTTTAGAGCTTATGCTACATTTAGCTTCTTTCTTTGGCCAACTCTACTCCTTTCTCAAAGCTTTTTGCAGTAGATTATCCATGGTTCAGGAACCTCTAATTCTCACAGTACTTCATATAGTGGCACCTCAAGACCTTTTTGCAGGGTCTCTGACATACTACTTGTTTCAACAGATGTCTGGATCCATCCGACAACATTTCATGACTCACTTTATACGACATCTTTCAAACCCACAAAACTAGTAACAGGCAGTTTTGCCAGGGTCTGCTCCTGAGTTAGAACATAGTTTGCCTTACAAGGGGGAAATTGGATCAGTTTCTTCGTGCTGATTCCAGGGAAACATTTACTCACAGAGTTATTTTCAAGGAAGAGGAAATCAAGGGCCAGTGCATTCTCAATTTAGACTCTCTTCTTTCATATTCATAGTTTTATAAGATGGAGCTTTTATTAGGTAGGAATTTTCTGTCAGGATTCATTTTCTGCTTGCTCAGTACAAACACATGCTTTCACTCACTCTTTTTAAATTAATCGATTTATtattatgatggtttgtatatgcttagcccaggaaatgacactattagaaggtgaaGCCCTGttggtgtagccttgttggagtaggtgtgtcactatgggcatggaatttaataccctagtcctagctgcctggaagtcagtattctgctagcagccttcagatgaagatgtagaactctcagctccttgtgcaatatgcctgcctggatgctgccatgttccagccttggtgacaatggactgaacctctgaacctgtaagccagccccaattaaatgttgccctcataagagttgcccttggtcatggtgtctgttcacagcagtaaaaccctaactaagacaattattaataaaaatgaatttacttaaatttacatcccaatatcagttTCGCCTTATTATCTACCacattcctccctctcctttctcctccccctttctccagtcattcctttctcctcagaaaagaggaggctttccatggatatcaaccagccttggcatatcaagttccaATAATACCAGATGAATCCTCTCTTATTGTgcctagacaaggcagcccaattagGAAAAAGAGACGAGTCAGGCAAAAGAGTGAGAGACAGCCCCTGATCTTGCTGTTAGAAGtcccatgaagaccaagatgcacaaCACTTACATCTGTGTAGAGGGCATAAGTCTGGTTGGTGTGTTTAGACTTTGTGAGTCCTTAATGGACCCACGGTATCCTTGACCTCTTCTGCTCCTTTAATCCTTTCTCTACCCCTTTTACAAGATTCCCCATACCAGTCTAATGCTTGGCtatgggtctttgcatctgtttctatcagttgctgggtgaatcctctcagatgacagttatgttaggcacttgtctgcaagtatagcagaatattacaagtgtcaggggtgggctctcTTTCATAGCATGAGTCCCAAgctgggtcagtcattggttagCTTTTCCCgcaatttctgctccatccttATGCCTGCACCTTTTCTAGGCAGGAAAAATTatgagttgaaggttttgtgggtgggatgGTGTCACAAGCCCTTgattggaaggtttttttttcccatttactgGAGAAGTCCTTTTAAGATTCTATattccccattgctaggagtcttagctaggtcTGCCCTCATagatttctgggagtttccattgccctaggtttctagttcatcccagagatgcctccACCCAACTGATCCTTGTTCTCTCTCCCAttaatctctccctccatccttccctcactAGATCTCCTGCTCACCTCTCAACCCCTCTCCCCACCTGGATCCCTTCCTCCATCAACCACCAATGTTTATTCTATTTCCCTATTctgtgagattcaagcattcCCCCTTgaggatattttctacttccatcaatttgcttggaaatttcttcttcttcttcttcttcttcttcttcttcttcttcttcttcttcttcttcttcttcttcttcttcttcttcttcttcttcttcttcctcttcctcttcctcttcctcttcctcctcctcctcctcctcctcctcctcctcctcctcctcctcctcctcctcctcttcttcttcttcttcttcttcttcttcttcttcttcttcttcttcttcttcttcttcttcttcttcttcttcttcttcttccccttcttcctcttcctcttgtcatctatctatctatctatctatctatctatctacctacctatttatttattatactccagattttattcctggcccccaccctctgactgctctatatcccatacctcctccccaccctctgtctccatgaggatgtcctcaTGCCCCACACCCTACCCAACCAGACTACTAAACCCCCTAAGTCCTCAAGTCTCTCGAGagttagttgcatcttctctggcTGAACCTAAACCTgctagtcctctgctgtatgtgtgttggaggcctcatatcagctggtgtatgctgcctggttggtggtccagtgtttgagagatctcaggtgtcattttgatttgtgtttccctgatgataaaggatggTGATTATATCTTTAAGTGCTTCATTGCCATTAGAGATTCATATACTGAGAAATCtcctattttattaattaaattttccacaatttattttaaaaaatcatattataTCCCAATCAtagccccttctccctcctctcctcctgtccTGCAAATTTCTTCCCCCATttatccctccctttctcctcatagAAAGGAAAGTTTCCCTTGGCTTCCACCCAAACCTAGAACATCCAGTCCTAACAAGACTAAAAACCTCCTCTCCCAGTGAGGCCAAACCAGGCTGGCCAGGTAGGGCAAATGGTATCCAATGGCAGGCTAGAGTTAGAGAAAGCCCCTGAGTTAATTGTTAATGGACTCATATGAAGAACAAgctatacaaatatgtatatgtgggggaatctaggtccagcccctgcatgttaATTGTTTTTGGTAGTTGAGTCCTTGTAAGGCTCCATGGGCCTAGGTTAGCTGActttgtaggtcttcttgtggtgtccttgacctcttcTCCCATGTTCGCTCACGTCTATCCTCCATGAGCTCTGCctgatatttggctgtgggtctttgcatctgtttctatctgcTGCTGAATGAGCCCTTTCAAGAGACAGTtgttccaggttcctgtcttcaagcataacaaagtatcattaatagtgccacAGGTTGGTTGTCTCCCATGGGATTGGTCTCATGTTGGGTTAGTCATTGTTGGACTGTCTGCTCAATATCTGCACCATCTTTCTTGctgtgcatcttgtaggcagggcaaaTTGTGGGTTGGtcagatgtctcagcagttaagagcactggttgtcttTCCAGAGGTTCTAAGTTTGATTCCTAACCacaacatggtagctcacaaccatctataatgtgatctgatgcccccttcttaCATGTAGACGTACATGCAGTTAGAGTactcatatgtaaaataaatcttttttaaaaggtaaaaaataaagaattctctttaaccattttaaattgggttatttggtttggtgatgtctagtttcttgactTTAGACATTTTAGATACAAGtactctgtcagatgtggagttagtgaaaatcttttctcaatctataggctgttattttgtcttattgacagtgtctgaccttacagaagtttttcagttatatgagatcccatttattaatttttgatattATTGCCTGAGTGTTGGATCAGGAAATTATCTTCTAGGCCAATGAACTCAGGA
Encoded here:
- the Tex13c1 gene encoding testis-expressed protein 13C-1, which codes for MAIEFGDHSSGFHHTEVIRFINNEVLKNGGSSEFYTTFRSRSWNEIEDQLRTILVDPKVPRSLKRACTWSALALSVRVAARQRQQQARRVWRLQDQVGEHESASWTLVSELQRLREERDQAAAQLLCTQIILQEAMDEREILRGRLLQAKRSALPVVPERGMEYGKTSLLSFEEKELGDLEFIGSQNMSHLEAQIPILSCLPGLSSPWVQAMDPFLQMTMAHPVPLKAKFSLEFSFSTPVPCPALMDSEATATAMITGLPQIAPSGIQPSSLCVTLESQETIASALDQICPRQKECSEILQDVSHLADSISCCEGEGPEKPQGTSLHGDSSNNSHKDNQAIPQIMAATEKKNLMMHQGTAAVEVNSNHSIKEEPVMPKGISSQGNKTSSTKKKRPKISRRVVGLIESISHNTQCVSVTPQETHTQVNKTTSTLKTYPGNLLRKPDQGKILSCNQKEDSKTLQRLTDLGEGTRNCQKEDTFQQTTCLNAGVSPNEKKMPQGTGKNQSQRQKEEPNSFQANHPRKCKSYLMNKYPKIQLATKQRVKQPEGIKSLESKQPQETKSSESKQQEKPLSHRTSANCICPSSKTVNRSWYKGCYKCAKTSA